One window of the Magnolia sinica isolate HGM2019 chromosome 19, MsV1, whole genome shotgun sequence genome contains the following:
- the LOC131234873 gene encoding 1-phosphatidylinositol-3-phosphate 5-kinase FAB1B-like isoform X2, translating to MPSMCHVCSALLMESGIEYSVSLCNICLQKYELEPSKEDSSSAYATPLTSPAPSLSCYESCISSLGDFLSDLNFQSREDGDEETPDTGQEHCNPEFSGYLEDQELENIDIQNYDAQNESDGFKFAKSVDEVDEFSSKTVENVEKESIELSPPLDIETDLRIWIPPPPEDKDDDIESSVADTDDDDNEYNVGMEWGWPSSLSSSYRFREERKKAMVEVMNGRFRALVRQLLAWASVSLSEEAGENWLDILTSLSWEAAILVKPEATDGKPMDPGSYVKVKCIESGSRSQSQVIRGLVFKKNAAHKHMPTKYMNPRLLLLQGVLGQHAGELLSLDSMKQEKKDYLKSIIDMIELCHPNVILVEKNVSRDVQESILAKGMTLVFDMKLSRLERIACCTGSQIVPAASDLVDPKLKTCDSFHIEKVIEEHGNCGEGGKHPIKTLMFFEGCPRPLGCTILLKGARNDELKKVKCVMRHAVSQAYHLIQETSFLVDQRTIFSNTRLEIGLLREKKMPFVGFSCAIDSNDSSVDSSTAGISSLHAVDIPICNECPEKSISDPSTFTHVSFKEKEPDYRSTGAFPASYFLERLDHEVELRGRTNLEKKSCGVVGLCGKAKSGKIDIDNEVEMLHKDEVEMLLDPEWILVLLTSRCVLKGTVCKQNHLYRVRFYRDSDISLGRFLHDVVLNQKHHCSTCGESPDAHSYSYTYQNGKLAIRVKRLPPEMLLPGEAKRKLWMWTLCLKCNRENGILKHTRRVVMSSAARGLSFGKFLELCISDDSTLSRLSTCGHLLHRDCLQFYGLGSVVAMFSYSPIDIYTACQPPPVLEFYNPNGQEWLHSEAKDVLEKGNLLFMEVMNSLQKIMSEVTSSGVNQPIKDLSEIEAMLQKEKSDFEEAIDKNGKLGQTVHQILNLNRLNHELLLELYVWDRRLQSLRLSTADNNATHEEQLRLQKDDISDGRTQRRNTLEYGGDGAFEDSPHIAHHTRSLSNVKTELEIEAAKASISADNLIGDDNFPNSKHTGSKICNSTDAEATEGLAVESQPSAALITLPLIGKDNDEEYMPISDQLQAGQDIPISGDALGQTETVTDLNPKIEYAVNNSALDDVYAPLKELCPGTLAPLKRLPSNLDDYEKWVWTPFSETCKAYRKDFQRGYLQKFDFVNSYTPSYLSLSNQLISGERSTLHFPVDADDNIVSAYEEDFSSIIACGLALLQDQYSLAENAAEKDRRIGKQQETSKSNENTYGLFPNVVMPFPLGTSNGPLDLEGIHSQELTELGLEGFFSVDSLLFSKSLHTEVSLGVGKLRRKGKYSVICIYAKQFYALRRHCCPSEIDYISSLCRSKKWDAQGGKSGAFFAKTLDDRFIVKQIKKIELESFLQFGLEYFKHISQSLNSGSQTCLAKILGIYQVIIRKSKSRKHVKVNLMVMENIFFGRNISRLYDLKGVLHSRYNSDANGTLLDQNFVADVLASPYFVGGKTKQHLQRAIWNDTSFLTSVDVMDYSLLLGVDKDRRELVYGIVDYLRQYTWDKHLETWVKTSLVVPKNELPTVISPKEYRKRFRKFMSTYFFTVPDRCCSDRFFGPHKYCGEGGDGFTWSNNAGPTEISNKQRC from the exons ATGCCTTCGATGTGCCATGTTTGTAGTGCGCTGTTGATGGAGTCGGGCATTGAAT ATTCTGTTTCCCTCTGTAACATTTGCTTGCAGAAGTATGAGCTAGAGCCTTCAAAAGAGGATAGTTCAAGTGCTTATGCAACACCATTGACCAGTCCAGCTCCTTCTCTAAGCTGCTATGAAAGCTGTATCTCTAGCCTTG GTGATTTTTTGTCTGATTTGAACTTCCAAAGCAG GGAAGATGGAGATGAAGAAACTCCTGATACCGGTCAAGAGCATTGTAACCCTGAGTTTTCTGGCTATTTAGAAGACCAAGAATTGGAAAATATTGACATCCAAAATTACGATGCTCAAAATGAATCAGATGGTTTTAAATTTGCTAAGTCTGTGGATGAAGTTGATGAGTTCAGTTCAAAAACAGTTGAAAAtgtagagaaagaaagcattgaacTCTCTCCACCCCTTGATATAGAAACCGATTTGCGCATTTGGATACCACCCCCACCGGAAGACAAAGACGATGACATTGAGAGCAGTGTGGCTGACactgatgatgatgacaatgagtATAATGTCGGTATGGAATGGGGTTGGCCAAGTTCTCTTAGCAGCAGCTACAGGTTCCGAGAGGAACGCAAAAAGGCTATGGTGGAGGTAATGAATGGCCGTTTCCGTGCCCTTGTGAGACAGCTTCTTGCATGGGCAAGTGTTTCTCTTTCTGAGGAGGCTGGTGAGAATTGGCTTGATATACTCACTTCTTTATCATGGGAGGCTGCTATACTCGTAAAGCCTGAAGCTACTGATGGGAAACCCATGGATCCTGGAAGCTATGTGaaagtgaaatgcattgaatccGGTTCTCGCAGCCAAAG TCAAGTGATCAGGGGTCTGGTTTTTAAGAAGAATGCAGCGCACAAGCATATGCCCACCAAGTACATGAACCCTAGATTGTTACTGCTTCAGGGGGTTCTTGGACAACATGCAGGCGAGTTGTTGTCGCTTGATTCGATGAAACAG GAAAAGAAGGATTATCTCAAGTCGATCATTGATATGATAGAACTGTGTCATCCGAATGTGATTCTTGTTGAGAAAAACGTCTCCCGTGATGTGCAAGAGTCCATTTTGGCAAAAGGAATGACATTAGTTTTTGATATGAAGCTCTCGCGCTTAGAGAGGATCGCTTGTTGCACTGGTTCACAGATTGTTCCTGCTGCTAGTGATTTGGTTGATCCGAAGCTGAAAACATGTGATTCTTTCCATATCGAGAAAGTTATCGAGGAACATGGAAATTGCGGAGAAGGTGGAAAGCACCCCATTAAAACTTTAATGTTCTTTGAGGGTTGTCCAAGACCTTTGGGCTGCACG ATTCTGCTGAAAGGAGCTCGCAATGATGAACTGAAGAAGGTTAAATGTGTGATGCGGCATGCAGTATCTCAGGCATATCATTTGATACAAGAAACTTCCTTTCTGGTAGATCAAAGGACAATCTTTTCTAACACTCGATTAGAAATCGgtcttttgagagagaaaaaaatgccATTCGTTGGTTTTTCTTGTGCAATTGATTCAAATGATTCTAGTGTTGACAGTTCCACTGCTGGAATCTCTTCATTGCATGCTGTAGATATACCCATTTGTAATGAATGCCCAGAAAAGTCCATTTCCGACCCGTCCACTTTCACACACGTCAGTTTCAAAGAAAAGGAACCAGATTATCGGAGCACAGGAGCATTTCCTGCTTCTTATTTTCTTGAAAGACTTGATCATGAGGTTGAACTGAGGGGTAGGACCAACCTAGAGAAGAAATCATGTGGCGTGGTTGGTCTTTGTGGAAAAGCTAAAAGCGGCAAAATTGATATTGATAATGAAGTAGAAATGCTACACAAGGATGAGGTGGAAATGCTACTAGATCCTGAATGGATTTTAGTTTTGCTAACTAGCCGGTGTGTCTTGAAGGGGACAGTTTGTAAGCAAAACCATCTTTATCGTGTTAGGTTCTACAGGGATTCTGACATCTCCCTAGGACGATTCTTGCATGACGTCGTACTCAATCAG AAACACCATTGCTCCACATGCGGTGAATCACCAGATGCCCATTCATACTCTTACACTTACCAGAACGGGAAGCTTGCGATACGAGTCAAACGGCTTCCTCCTGAGATGCTTTTGCCTGGTGAAGCAAAGAGGAAACTTTGGATGTGGACCCTTTGTTTAAAATGTAATAGGGAGAATGGGATCCTAAAACATACACGCAGGGTGGTGATGTCTAGTGCAGCGCGTGGCCTATCATTCGGGAAGTTTCTAGAGCTTTGCATTTCAGATGACTCAACTTTGAGTAGGTTATCCACCTGTGGCCATTTGCTTCACAGAGATTGCCTCCAATTCTACGG ATTGGGTTCTGTGGTCGCAATGTTCAGCTATTCTCCTATTGACATCTACACGGCATGTCAGCCACCGCCAGTTTTGGAGTTTTATAACCCAAATGGACAAGAGTGGCTTCATAGCGAAGCAAAAGAT GTGCTTGAAAAAGGGAATTTATTGTTCATGGAGGTCATGAACTCACTGCAGAAGATAATGTCTGAAGTTACTAGCTCGGGCGTGAATCAGCCTATAAAAGATCTCTCTGAAATCGAAGCGATGTTGCAGAaagaaaaatctgattttgag GAAGCTATTGATAAGAATGGGAAGCTGGgccagaccgtccatcagattcTTAATTTGAATCGCTTAAACCATGAACTTCTGCTCGAATTGTATGTTTGGGATCGCCGCTTGCAATCTCTTCGGTTGTCCACGGCAGATAACAATGCTACACATGAAGAGCAATTACGATTGCAGAAGGATGACATTTCTGATGGAAGAACTCAGAGAAGAAATACATTGGAATATGGTGGAGATGGAGCTTTTGAAGACTCTCCACATATTGCCCACCACACCAGAAGCCTTTCCAATGTGAAAACAGAGCTGGAAATCGAGGCAGCCAAAGCCTCTATATCAGCTGATAATTTAATTGGAGATGATAATTTCCCAAATTCTAAGCATACAGGAAGTAAGATCTGTAATTCTACTGATGCCGAGGCTACTGAAGGGCTAGCAGTGGAATCTCAGCCATCTGCTGCATTGATCACTCTTCCTTTGATTGGTAAGGACAACGACGAGGAGTACATGCCCATTTCTGATCAATTACAGGCGGGCCAAGACATCCCTATTTCTGGGGATGCTCTGGGACAGACCGAAACTGTCACAGACTTGAATCCGAAAATCGAGTATGCAGTTAACAACTCAGCATTAGATGATGTTTATGCTCCGTTGAAGGAATTGTGTCCTGGCACACTGGCACCCCTGAAACGGCTTCCTTCTAACTTAGACGACTATGAAAAATGGGTGTGGACCCCTTTTTCGGAAACTTGCAAGGCATACAGAAAGGACTTCCAGAGAGGTTACTTACAGAAGTTTGATTTTGTCAATAGCTACACTCCATCATACCTCTCCTTGTCCAATCAACTGATTTCCGGCGAAAGGTCCACGCTTCACTTCCCAGTGGATGCTGATGATAACATTGTGTCTGCATATGAGGAAGATTTTTCGAGCATAATTGCCTGTGGTCTCGCCTTATTGCAGGACCAATATAGTTTGGCGGAAAACGCTGCTGAAAAGGATAGAAGGATTGGCAAACAACAAGAAACCAGTAAATCGAATGAGAATACATATGGTCTGTTTCCCAATGTTGTCATGCCTTTCCCTCTCGGGACCTCAAATGGGCCATTAGATCTTGAAGGGATACATTCTCAAGAATTGACTGAATTGGGTTTGGAGGGGTTCTTCTCTGTTGACTCTTTGCTATTTTCAAAGTCTCTACACACTGAAGTCTCACTTGGGGTTGGAAAATTACGAAGGAAAGGTAAATACTCAGTGATTTGCATTTATGCAAAACAGTTCTATGCTCTTCGAAGGCACTGTTGTCCATCCGAGATTGATTATATCTCTTCCCTCTGTCGTTCCAAGAAGTGGGATGCCCAAGGGGGTAAGAGTGGAGCTTTTTTTGCAAAGACTCTGGATGATCGGTTTATTGTAAAGCAAATCAAGAAGATTGAACTCGAATCATTCTTACAGTTTGGCCTGGAGTATTTCAAGCACATTTCGCAGTCTTTGAATTCGGGGAGCCAAACATGCCTCGCAAAAATTCTAGGGATATATCAG GTTATTATCAGAAAGTCTAAAAGTAGAAAACATGTGAAAGTCAACCTGATGGTGATGGAAAATATTTTCTTTGGCCGGAACATTTCACGTTTGTATGATCTTAAAGGTGTTCTTCATTCTCGATACAATTCAGATGCAAATGGCACCCTTTTGGATCAGAACTTTGTCGCCGATGTGCTTGCCTCTCCATATTTTGTTGGCGGAAAGACCAAGCAGCACTTACAAAGAGCCATTTGGAATGACACATCTTTCCTTACA TCAGTCGACGTTATGGATTACTCATTACTTTTGGGAGTGGACAAGGATCGGCGTGAACTTGTATATGGTATTGTTGATTATCTGAGGCAGTATACATGGGACAAACATCTTGAAACGTGGGTGAAGACTTCTCTTGTTGTGCCGAAAAATGAGTTGCCAACAGTTATTTCCCCGAAGGAGTACAGGAAAAGATTCAGGAAGTTTATGTCTACTTACTTCTTTACCGTTCCAGATCGTTGTTGCTCTGATCGATTTTTTGGCCCTCACAAGTATTGTGGTGAAGGCGGTGATGGTTTTACTTGGTCCAATAATGCAGGGCCGACagagatatcaaataaacagcgATGTTGA
- the LOC131234873 gene encoding 1-phosphatidylinositol-3-phosphate 5-kinase FAB1B-like isoform X1, which translates to MPSMCHVCSALLMESGIECRCRICCRLFCQECEKKVTSSILDGEDSVSLCNICLQKYELEPSKEDSSSAYATPLTSPAPSLSCYESCISSLGDFLSDLNFQSREDGDEETPDTGQEHCNPEFSGYLEDQELENIDIQNYDAQNESDGFKFAKSVDEVDEFSSKTVENVEKESIELSPPLDIETDLRIWIPPPPEDKDDDIESSVADTDDDDNEYNVGMEWGWPSSLSSSYRFREERKKAMVEVMNGRFRALVRQLLAWASVSLSEEAGENWLDILTSLSWEAAILVKPEATDGKPMDPGSYVKVKCIESGSRSQSQVIRGLVFKKNAAHKHMPTKYMNPRLLLLQGVLGQHAGELLSLDSMKQEKKDYLKSIIDMIELCHPNVILVEKNVSRDVQESILAKGMTLVFDMKLSRLERIACCTGSQIVPAASDLVDPKLKTCDSFHIEKVIEEHGNCGEGGKHPIKTLMFFEGCPRPLGCTILLKGARNDELKKVKCVMRHAVSQAYHLIQETSFLVDQRTIFSNTRLEIGLLREKKMPFVGFSCAIDSNDSSVDSSTAGISSLHAVDIPICNECPEKSISDPSTFTHVSFKEKEPDYRSTGAFPASYFLERLDHEVELRGRTNLEKKSCGVVGLCGKAKSGKIDIDNEVEMLHKDEVEMLLDPEWILVLLTSRCVLKGTVCKQNHLYRVRFYRDSDISLGRFLHDVVLNQKHHCSTCGESPDAHSYSYTYQNGKLAIRVKRLPPEMLLPGEAKRKLWMWTLCLKCNRENGILKHTRRVVMSSAARGLSFGKFLELCISDDSTLSRLSTCGHLLHRDCLQFYGLGSVVAMFSYSPIDIYTACQPPPVLEFYNPNGQEWLHSEAKDVLEKGNLLFMEVMNSLQKIMSEVTSSGVNQPIKDLSEIEAMLQKEKSDFEEAIDKNGKLGQTVHQILNLNRLNHELLLELYVWDRRLQSLRLSTADNNATHEEQLRLQKDDISDGRTQRRNTLEYGGDGAFEDSPHIAHHTRSLSNVKTELEIEAAKASISADNLIGDDNFPNSKHTGSKICNSTDAEATEGLAVESQPSAALITLPLIGKDNDEEYMPISDQLQAGQDIPISGDALGQTETVTDLNPKIEYAVNNSALDDVYAPLKELCPGTLAPLKRLPSNLDDYEKWVWTPFSETCKAYRKDFQRGYLQKFDFVNSYTPSYLSLSNQLISGERSTLHFPVDADDNIVSAYEEDFSSIIACGLALLQDQYSLAENAAEKDRRIGKQQETSKSNENTYGLFPNVVMPFPLGTSNGPLDLEGIHSQELTELGLEGFFSVDSLLFSKSLHTEVSLGVGKLRRKGKYSVICIYAKQFYALRRHCCPSEIDYISSLCRSKKWDAQGGKSGAFFAKTLDDRFIVKQIKKIELESFLQFGLEYFKHISQSLNSGSQTCLAKILGIYQVIIRKSKSRKHVKVNLMVMENIFFGRNISRLYDLKGVLHSRYNSDANGTLLDQNFVADVLASPYFVGGKTKQHLQRAIWNDTSFLTSVDVMDYSLLLGVDKDRRELVYGIVDYLRQYTWDKHLETWVKTSLVVPKNELPTVISPKEYRKRFRKFMSTYFFTVPDRCCSDRFFGPHKYCGEGGDGFTWSNNAGPTEISNKQRC; encoded by the exons ATGCCTTCGATGTGCCATGTTTGTAGTGCGCTGTTGATGGAGTCGGGCATTGAATGTCGTTGTCGAATTTGTTGCCGGCTCTTCTGCCAAGAGTGTGAAAAGAAAGTCACTTCTTCAATATTGGATGGTGAAGATTCTGTTTCCCTCTGTAACATTTGCTTGCAGAAGTATGAGCTAGAGCCTTCAAAAGAGGATAGTTCAAGTGCTTATGCAACACCATTGACCAGTCCAGCTCCTTCTCTAAGCTGCTATGAAAGCTGTATCTCTAGCCTTG GTGATTTTTTGTCTGATTTGAACTTCCAAAGCAG GGAAGATGGAGATGAAGAAACTCCTGATACCGGTCAAGAGCATTGTAACCCTGAGTTTTCTGGCTATTTAGAAGACCAAGAATTGGAAAATATTGACATCCAAAATTACGATGCTCAAAATGAATCAGATGGTTTTAAATTTGCTAAGTCTGTGGATGAAGTTGATGAGTTCAGTTCAAAAACAGTTGAAAAtgtagagaaagaaagcattgaacTCTCTCCACCCCTTGATATAGAAACCGATTTGCGCATTTGGATACCACCCCCACCGGAAGACAAAGACGATGACATTGAGAGCAGTGTGGCTGACactgatgatgatgacaatgagtATAATGTCGGTATGGAATGGGGTTGGCCAAGTTCTCTTAGCAGCAGCTACAGGTTCCGAGAGGAACGCAAAAAGGCTATGGTGGAGGTAATGAATGGCCGTTTCCGTGCCCTTGTGAGACAGCTTCTTGCATGGGCAAGTGTTTCTCTTTCTGAGGAGGCTGGTGAGAATTGGCTTGATATACTCACTTCTTTATCATGGGAGGCTGCTATACTCGTAAAGCCTGAAGCTACTGATGGGAAACCCATGGATCCTGGAAGCTATGTGaaagtgaaatgcattgaatccGGTTCTCGCAGCCAAAG TCAAGTGATCAGGGGTCTGGTTTTTAAGAAGAATGCAGCGCACAAGCATATGCCCACCAAGTACATGAACCCTAGATTGTTACTGCTTCAGGGGGTTCTTGGACAACATGCAGGCGAGTTGTTGTCGCTTGATTCGATGAAACAG GAAAAGAAGGATTATCTCAAGTCGATCATTGATATGATAGAACTGTGTCATCCGAATGTGATTCTTGTTGAGAAAAACGTCTCCCGTGATGTGCAAGAGTCCATTTTGGCAAAAGGAATGACATTAGTTTTTGATATGAAGCTCTCGCGCTTAGAGAGGATCGCTTGTTGCACTGGTTCACAGATTGTTCCTGCTGCTAGTGATTTGGTTGATCCGAAGCTGAAAACATGTGATTCTTTCCATATCGAGAAAGTTATCGAGGAACATGGAAATTGCGGAGAAGGTGGAAAGCACCCCATTAAAACTTTAATGTTCTTTGAGGGTTGTCCAAGACCTTTGGGCTGCACG ATTCTGCTGAAAGGAGCTCGCAATGATGAACTGAAGAAGGTTAAATGTGTGATGCGGCATGCAGTATCTCAGGCATATCATTTGATACAAGAAACTTCCTTTCTGGTAGATCAAAGGACAATCTTTTCTAACACTCGATTAGAAATCGgtcttttgagagagaaaaaaatgccATTCGTTGGTTTTTCTTGTGCAATTGATTCAAATGATTCTAGTGTTGACAGTTCCACTGCTGGAATCTCTTCATTGCATGCTGTAGATATACCCATTTGTAATGAATGCCCAGAAAAGTCCATTTCCGACCCGTCCACTTTCACACACGTCAGTTTCAAAGAAAAGGAACCAGATTATCGGAGCACAGGAGCATTTCCTGCTTCTTATTTTCTTGAAAGACTTGATCATGAGGTTGAACTGAGGGGTAGGACCAACCTAGAGAAGAAATCATGTGGCGTGGTTGGTCTTTGTGGAAAAGCTAAAAGCGGCAAAATTGATATTGATAATGAAGTAGAAATGCTACACAAGGATGAGGTGGAAATGCTACTAGATCCTGAATGGATTTTAGTTTTGCTAACTAGCCGGTGTGTCTTGAAGGGGACAGTTTGTAAGCAAAACCATCTTTATCGTGTTAGGTTCTACAGGGATTCTGACATCTCCCTAGGACGATTCTTGCATGACGTCGTACTCAATCAG AAACACCATTGCTCCACATGCGGTGAATCACCAGATGCCCATTCATACTCTTACACTTACCAGAACGGGAAGCTTGCGATACGAGTCAAACGGCTTCCTCCTGAGATGCTTTTGCCTGGTGAAGCAAAGAGGAAACTTTGGATGTGGACCCTTTGTTTAAAATGTAATAGGGAGAATGGGATCCTAAAACATACACGCAGGGTGGTGATGTCTAGTGCAGCGCGTGGCCTATCATTCGGGAAGTTTCTAGAGCTTTGCATTTCAGATGACTCAACTTTGAGTAGGTTATCCACCTGTGGCCATTTGCTTCACAGAGATTGCCTCCAATTCTACGG ATTGGGTTCTGTGGTCGCAATGTTCAGCTATTCTCCTATTGACATCTACACGGCATGTCAGCCACCGCCAGTTTTGGAGTTTTATAACCCAAATGGACAAGAGTGGCTTCATAGCGAAGCAAAAGAT GTGCTTGAAAAAGGGAATTTATTGTTCATGGAGGTCATGAACTCACTGCAGAAGATAATGTCTGAAGTTACTAGCTCGGGCGTGAATCAGCCTATAAAAGATCTCTCTGAAATCGAAGCGATGTTGCAGAaagaaaaatctgattttgag GAAGCTATTGATAAGAATGGGAAGCTGGgccagaccgtccatcagattcTTAATTTGAATCGCTTAAACCATGAACTTCTGCTCGAATTGTATGTTTGGGATCGCCGCTTGCAATCTCTTCGGTTGTCCACGGCAGATAACAATGCTACACATGAAGAGCAATTACGATTGCAGAAGGATGACATTTCTGATGGAAGAACTCAGAGAAGAAATACATTGGAATATGGTGGAGATGGAGCTTTTGAAGACTCTCCACATATTGCCCACCACACCAGAAGCCTTTCCAATGTGAAAACAGAGCTGGAAATCGAGGCAGCCAAAGCCTCTATATCAGCTGATAATTTAATTGGAGATGATAATTTCCCAAATTCTAAGCATACAGGAAGTAAGATCTGTAATTCTACTGATGCCGAGGCTACTGAAGGGCTAGCAGTGGAATCTCAGCCATCTGCTGCATTGATCACTCTTCCTTTGATTGGTAAGGACAACGACGAGGAGTACATGCCCATTTCTGATCAATTACAGGCGGGCCAAGACATCCCTATTTCTGGGGATGCTCTGGGACAGACCGAAACTGTCACAGACTTGAATCCGAAAATCGAGTATGCAGTTAACAACTCAGCATTAGATGATGTTTATGCTCCGTTGAAGGAATTGTGTCCTGGCACACTGGCACCCCTGAAACGGCTTCCTTCTAACTTAGACGACTATGAAAAATGGGTGTGGACCCCTTTTTCGGAAACTTGCAAGGCATACAGAAAGGACTTCCAGAGAGGTTACTTACAGAAGTTTGATTTTGTCAATAGCTACACTCCATCATACCTCTCCTTGTCCAATCAACTGATTTCCGGCGAAAGGTCCACGCTTCACTTCCCAGTGGATGCTGATGATAACATTGTGTCTGCATATGAGGAAGATTTTTCGAGCATAATTGCCTGTGGTCTCGCCTTATTGCAGGACCAATATAGTTTGGCGGAAAACGCTGCTGAAAAGGATAGAAGGATTGGCAAACAACAAGAAACCAGTAAATCGAATGAGAATACATATGGTCTGTTTCCCAATGTTGTCATGCCTTTCCCTCTCGGGACCTCAAATGGGCCATTAGATCTTGAAGGGATACATTCTCAAGAATTGACTGAATTGGGTTTGGAGGGGTTCTTCTCTGTTGACTCTTTGCTATTTTCAAAGTCTCTACACACTGAAGTCTCACTTGGGGTTGGAAAATTACGAAGGAAAGGTAAATACTCAGTGATTTGCATTTATGCAAAACAGTTCTATGCTCTTCGAAGGCACTGTTGTCCATCCGAGATTGATTATATCTCTTCCCTCTGTCGTTCCAAGAAGTGGGATGCCCAAGGGGGTAAGAGTGGAGCTTTTTTTGCAAAGACTCTGGATGATCGGTTTATTGTAAAGCAAATCAAGAAGATTGAACTCGAATCATTCTTACAGTTTGGCCTGGAGTATTTCAAGCACATTTCGCAGTCTTTGAATTCGGGGAGCCAAACATGCCTCGCAAAAATTCTAGGGATATATCAG GTTATTATCAGAAAGTCTAAAAGTAGAAAACATGTGAAAGTCAACCTGATGGTGATGGAAAATATTTTCTTTGGCCGGAACATTTCACGTTTGTATGATCTTAAAGGTGTTCTTCATTCTCGATACAATTCAGATGCAAATGGCACCCTTTTGGATCAGAACTTTGTCGCCGATGTGCTTGCCTCTCCATATTTTGTTGGCGGAAAGACCAAGCAGCACTTACAAAGAGCCATTTGGAATGACACATCTTTCCTTACA TCAGTCGACGTTATGGATTACTCATTACTTTTGGGAGTGGACAAGGATCGGCGTGAACTTGTATATGGTATTGTTGATTATCTGAGGCAGTATACATGGGACAAACATCTTGAAACGTGGGTGAAGACTTCTCTTGTTGTGCCGAAAAATGAGTTGCCAACAGTTATTTCCCCGAAGGAGTACAGGAAAAGATTCAGGAAGTTTATGTCTACTTACTTCTTTACCGTTCCAGATCGTTGTTGCTCTGATCGATTTTTTGGCCCTCACAAGTATTGTGGTGAAGGCGGTGATGGTTTTACTTGGTCCAATAATGCAGGGCCGACagagatatcaaataaacagcgATGTTGA